The following proteins are encoded in a genomic region of Sulfurimonas sp. HSL3-7:
- a CDS encoding MoxR family ATPase → MYSKEVTSSLTAMIKAQIPTFLWGPPGIGKSSIVKQIAQANAYEFIDLRLSLMDPTDLKGIPFYDKEAHQALWAPPSFLPREGRGILFLDELNSAPPAVQASAYQLILDRKVGEYTLPEGWAIIAAGNREGDRGVVYRMPSPLANRFVHLEMDVNVEDWRDWAYGAGMDERVIAYIGYKSDDLFSFDPTKNEKSFATPRSWEFVSSVLRSEMDEKLLLETIGGAIGKDRAVRFLSFAKVMHKLPDIAAILSGGEGAYPEEVEVLHALATGLVMAIRENFSKERMDNLLHYTLGLQSEFAVMIVQDLQRAGYTMEDQKVFDKWVAKFAYLLA, encoded by the coding sequence GTGTATTCAAAAGAGGTGACCAGCTCGTTAACGGCGATGATCAAAGCCCAGATCCCGACCTTTCTCTGGGGCCCGCCGGGCATAGGCAAATCATCGATCGTCAAACAGATCGCACAGGCCAATGCGTACGAATTTATTGACCTGCGTCTCTCTTTGATGGACCCGACCGACCTCAAAGGGATCCCTTTTTATGATAAAGAGGCCCATCAGGCACTCTGGGCACCCCCCTCATTTCTGCCGCGCGAGGGCAGAGGGATCCTTTTTCTGGATGAGCTCAACTCCGCGCCGCCGGCGGTGCAGGCTTCGGCATACCAGCTGATACTCGACCGCAAAGTGGGCGAATACACTCTGCCCGAGGGATGGGCGATCATCGCCGCCGGTAACCGCGAAGGTGACCGCGGCGTGGTCTACCGCATGCCGTCGCCGCTGGCGAACCGTTTTGTGCATCTCGAGATGGATGTGAATGTGGAAGACTGGCGTGACTGGGCCTATGGTGCGGGTATGGACGAACGTGTTATCGCCTACATCGGCTATAAAAGCGACGACCTCTTCTCTTTTGATCCGACGAAGAACGAGAAGAGCTTTGCCACACCTCGGAGCTGGGAGTTTGTCAGTTCCGTTCTCCGAAGCGAGATGGACGAGAAGCTGCTTTTGGAGACGATCGGCGGGGCAATCGGAAAAGACCGGGCGGTCCGTTTTCTGAGCTTTGCCAAGGTGATGCACAAACTCCCTGACATTGCGGCCATCCTCTCCGGCGGAGAAGGGGCGTATCCCGAAGAGGTGGAGGTGCTACATGCCCTTGCCACAGGGCTTGTCATGGCGATCAGAGAAAATTTCTCAAAAGAGCGCATGGACAATCTGCTGCACTATACGCTCGGTCTGCAGAGTGAGTTTGCGGTAATGATCGTTCAGGACCTTCAGCGGGCGGGTTACACGATGGAAGACCAGAAAGTCTTTGACAAATGGGTAGCCAAGTTCGCCTACCTGCTCGCCTAG
- a CDS encoding VWA-like domain-containing protein, with protein MTPRLKQKISEAKARLLVDYPYFGTLASKLELQQNDNIQAYLSDGVRFEYNDEYLLDLTQDELAFALSNGAMHAALAYENRQKGRMSWLWQLATDHAINAMLSANGLEPPIMIDLDPRFEGMYAEEIYAILKDEIKNEEFDDDESNETGFNEENKRKQQQMKDAEGNHDPDKKREKMEVENVEQKIAEEEMFEQFANEALEKIADQGELPLEIERFFTLTDSSRVDWRRELYNAIDRHYHDNYRMMPPSKKLLYSGIYLPSLYSDTLRLTIAIDSSGSVDEQLLSLFMSEVEAILIHFPNYVIDMIVCDAKIQNYRQFLTGEALDIEIKGGGGTDFRPVFDRIEERLDAPSLLLYFSDTKGSFPQNEPFYEVMWISVEESDVPFGRVLVIDRDEEKE; from the coding sequence ATGACGCCCCGGCTCAAACAGAAGATCTCCGAAGCCAAGGCCAGACTGCTGGTCGATTACCCCTACTTCGGGACACTCGCTTCCAAACTCGAACTCCAGCAAAACGACAATATCCAGGCCTATCTGAGCGACGGTGTCCGATTTGAATATAACGATGAGTATCTTCTCGATCTGACGCAGGACGAACTGGCCTTTGCCCTCTCCAACGGGGCGATGCATGCCGCGCTGGCGTATGAGAACCGTCAAAAAGGGCGCATGTCGTGGCTCTGGCAGCTGGCGACCGATCATGCCATCAATGCGATGCTCTCAGCCAACGGGCTGGAACCGCCGATAATGATCGACCTTGACCCCCGTTTTGAGGGGATGTATGCCGAAGAGATCTATGCGATTCTCAAAGATGAGATCAAAAACGAAGAGTTTGATGACGACGAATCAAACGAGACCGGCTTTAACGAAGAGAACAAGCGAAAGCAGCAGCAGATGAAAGACGCCGAGGGAAATCATGACCCCGACAAAAAGCGTGAAAAGATGGAGGTTGAGAACGTTGAACAGAAGATCGCCGAGGAGGAGATGTTCGAACAGTTTGCCAACGAAGCGCTGGAGAAGATCGCCGATCAGGGGGAGCTGCCGCTGGAGATCGAGCGTTTCTTTACGCTTACCGACAGCAGCAGGGTCGACTGGCGCAGAGAGCTCTATAACGCAATTGACCGCCACTACCACGATAACTACCGTATGATGCCGCCCTCGAAGAAGCTGCTCTATAGCGGTATCTACCTCCCTTCGCTCTACAGCGACACCCTTCGTCTGACGATCGCGATCGACAGCTCAGGCTCTGTCGATGAGCAGCTGCTCTCGCTTTTTATGAGCGAGGTCGAGGCGATCCTGATCCATTTTCCAAACTATGTGATCGACATGATCGTCTGCGACGCCAAGATCCAGAACTATCGGCAGTTTTTGACAGGCGAAGCCCTCGATATAGAGATCAAAGGGGGCGGGGGCACCGACTTCCGTCCGGTCTTCGATCGCATCGAAGAGCGCCTCGATGCGCCGTCGCTGCTGCTCTACTTCTCAGATACCAAAGGGAGCTTTCCTCAGAACGAACCGTTCTATGAAGTGATGTGGATCAGTGTAGAAGAGAGCGATGTCCCGTTCGGCAGGGTGCTGGTCATAGACAGAGATGAAGAGAAAGAGTGA
- a CDS encoding AAA family ATPase gives MSEYERITSLLDTKQNVFLTGGAGTGKTTLTRKLIEHYAGEGKKIAKLASTGMAATLIGGQTLHSFLDLGIADSIEELERQGRLEIKKKIKKLVSSMDLIIIDEISMVSAPLFEMIRLRLLQSDFKGALLAVGDFLQLPPVVRGYGEIYFAFESESWRRFDFKTVTLEINHRSDDRDFVKVLDKVRFAEIGDAEHHYLHHLIKPVGEDLSQYTYLYGKNNSASRHNEAQLAFIDSDEVTYEVQLVRHDKNTNDKEVERFLNDARIEPKLKLKVGAPVLFTRNAWNYFNGERGEIVRLNDEIVYVEKSDGVVVKLERSAMTKTQWKEKSVEGKKEMMEEPKFSVHQFPITLAFAITIHKSQGMSIEDLIIDTTEIFAPSQFYVALSRATSPHRLILKQPLTNWCNLAFVHHKALDFVHDQRERHE, from the coding sequence ATGTCCGAATACGAACGTATAACTTCTCTACTGGATACGAAACAGAACGTCTTTTTGACCGGCGGCGCCGGGACCGGGAAGACGACACTGACGCGCAAGCTCATCGAGCATTATGCCGGTGAAGGCAAAAAGATAGCGAAGCTCGCGTCGACAGGGATGGCAGCGACCTTGATCGGCGGGCAGACCCTGCACAGCTTTTTGGACCTCGGCATTGCCGATTCCATCGAGGAGCTGGAGCGTCAAGGCCGTTTAGAGATCAAGAAAAAGATCAAAAAGCTGGTTTCTTCGATGGATCTGATCATCATCGATGAGATCTCGATGGTGAGTGCACCGCTATTTGAGATGATCCGTCTTCGTCTGCTGCAGAGCGACTTCAAGGGGGCTCTTTTGGCGGTGGGGGATTTTCTTCAATTGCCGCCCGTTGTCAGAGGCTACGGTGAGATCTATTTTGCTTTTGAGTCGGAGAGCTGGCGGCGGTTCGATTTTAAGACCGTCACTCTGGAGATCAATCACCGAAGCGATGACAGGGATTTTGTAAAGGTGTTGGATAAAGTGCGGTTTGCCGAGATCGGGGATGCGGAGCATCACTATCTGCATCATCTCATCAAGCCGGTCGGTGAAGACCTGAGCCAATACACCTATCTTTACGGTAAAAATAATTCTGCATCGCGTCACAATGAAGCGCAGCTTGCATTTATAGACAGCGATGAGGTGACGTATGAAGTACAGCTTGTCAGGCATGATAAAAACACAAATGACAAAGAGGTCGAGCGGTTTTTGAACGATGCGCGCATCGAGCCGAAATTAAAGCTCAAAGTGGGCGCCCCCGTGCTTTTTACCCGTAATGCCTGGAACTACTTTAACGGCGAACGGGGAGAAATCGTTCGTCTGAACGATGAGATCGTTTATGTCGAGAAGAGTGACGGTGTCGTTGTAAAGCTTGAACGCTCCGCCATGACCAAGACTCAGTGGAAAGAGAAGAGTGTCGAGGGGAAAAAGGAGATGATGGAAGAGCCAAAGTTCAGTGTCCATCAATTTCCGATTACCCTGGCCTTCGCCATTACGATCCACAAATCGCAGGGGATGAGCATCGAAGATCTGATCATTGACACCACGGAGATCTTTGCCCCGTCGCAGTTCTATGTGGCACTCTCAAGAGCGACTTCCCCGCACCGTTTGATCCTGAAACAGCCGCTGACTAACTGGTGCAATTTGGCCTTTGTTCACCATAAAGCGTTAGACTTCGTCCATGATCAAAGGGAACGCCATGAATGA